A stretch of Neisseria subflava DNA encodes these proteins:
- a CDS encoding acyltransferase family protein — MSKVLSYRPDIDTLRAIAVLSVVVFHIEKNWLPGGFLGVDIFFVISGFLITMIIHREMSSGVFSFKKFYIRRIKRILPAFFTVLTVTLVCGFLLFTKDDFFLLWRTALSTLGFISNIFFAKGQGYFDPIQEEKPLLHIWSLSVEEQYYFVFPILLLLVVRKSWRTQFAFLITLCIFSILASFMPTTLDKYYLPHLRACEMLIGSLTAVWMQYRQQQGLDTGKQYAAAGALLSVCVLFACLFTYTEKTAYFPGPAAIIPCLAAAAFIYFNQFEHRLKKFFQWKITVGIGLISYSLYLWHWPVLAFMRYIGSNNLPSYSTAVAIAIMLALSLLSYYFVEKPFKHWKGSFAQSVTWIYAVPMLVLAITPFLAMKLPFMQQYDRMGLARSYTSCHNNTDKQCVWGDTDKQPELLILGDSHADQYKTFFDTVGKKENWSAAMVSADSCAYVEDYAAPVFKQNASCRAVYQYAKEHLSQYSKVLLAMRWGSQMPENSHSLAYDADFFKKFDLMLQKFSSEKQAVYLMIDNPNLSYNGLRAYILSYRIPGFSQNLAIDETVTSKGNERIKELAEKYANVHIIDATAYIPENFKINGLPVYSDRDHINPYGGRELAKRFSEKHTLLQ, encoded by the coding sequence ATGAGCAAAGTTTTATCTTACCGCCCTGATATTGATACATTGCGTGCCATTGCTGTTCTATCCGTTGTCGTTTTCCATATTGAAAAAAACTGGCTGCCTGGCGGCTTTCTTGGTGTTGATATCTTTTTTGTCATTTCCGGCTTTCTGATCACGATGATTATCCATCGTGAAATGAGCAGCGGGGTTTTCTCGTTCAAAAAGTTTTACATCCGCCGTATCAAGCGGATACTGCCCGCATTTTTCACCGTATTGACGGTAACGCTGGTATGCGGCTTTCTTTTATTCACCAAAGATGATTTCTTCCTTTTATGGAGGACAGCCCTGTCCACCTTGGGATTCATCTCCAATATCTTTTTTGCAAAGGGTCAGGGCTATTTCGACCCCATACAAGAAGAAAAACCTTTGCTTCACATTTGGTCTTTATCGGTCGAAGAACAGTATTATTTCGTCTTCCCGATATTGCTGTTACTGGTTGTCCGCAAAAGCTGGCGCACTCAGTTTGCCTTTCTCATCACGCTATGCATATTCAGCATTTTGGCTTCTTTTATGCCGACTACACTGGATAAATATTACCTTCCCCATCTGCGCGCCTGTGAAATGCTGATCGGCTCGTTGACGGCAGTGTGGATGCAATACCGGCAACAACAAGGGCTGGATACCGGCAAACAATATGCAGCGGCAGGCGCATTACTTTCCGTATGCGTACTGTTTGCCTGCCTGTTTACCTATACGGAAAAAACCGCCTATTTTCCGGGGCCAGCCGCCATCATTCCTTGTTTAGCCGCCGCCGCATTCATTTATTTCAATCAATTTGAACACCGGCTGAAAAAATTTTTCCAATGGAAGATTACTGTCGGCATAGGCTTGATTTCCTATTCGCTGTATCTGTGGCATTGGCCTGTATTGGCTTTTATGAGATACATCGGTTCAAATAATCTGCCTTCGTATTCGACTGCGGTCGCGATTGCCATCATGCTCGCACTCTCTCTGCTTTCTTATTATTTTGTCGAGAAGCCGTTTAAACACTGGAAAGGCTCTTTTGCCCAATCTGTGACATGGATTTATGCCGTCCCCATGCTTGTTTTGGCCATTACGCCTTTTCTTGCCATGAAGCTCCCGTTTATGCAGCAATACGACCGTATGGGATTGGCACGTTCCTACACTTCTTGTCACAACAATACCGACAAACAGTGTGTGTGGGGCGATACCGACAAACAGCCGGAATTACTGATTCTAGGCGATTCGCATGCCGACCAATATAAAACGTTTTTTGATACCGTCGGCAAAAAAGAAAACTGGTCGGCAGCGATGGTTTCTGCCGACAGTTGTGCCTATGTAGAAGATTATGCCGCCCCCGTATTCAAGCAAAACGCCTCCTGCCGTGCCGTTTATCAGTATGCCAAAGAGCATCTGTCCCAATACTCAAAAGTGCTTTTGGCCATGCGCTGGGGCAGCCAAATGCCTGAAAACAGCCACTCCCTTGCTTACGATGCCGATTTTTTCAAAAAATTCGACCTCATGTTGCAAAAATTTTCTTCGGAAAAACAAGCGGTTTACCTGATGATAGACAACCCTAATCTGTCATACAACGGCTTGCGCGCCTATATTCTGTCTTACCGCATACCGGGATTTAGTCAAAATCTTGCCATTGATGAAACAGTCACTTCAAAAGGAAATGAACGCATCAAAGAATTGGCAGAAAAATATGCCAATGTGCACATTATCGATGCCACTGCCTATATTCCGGAGAACTTCAAAATCAACGGATTGCCGGTTTATTCCGATAGAGACCACATCAACCCTTACGGCGGCAGAGAACTGGCCAAGCGTTTTTCTGAAAAACACACGCTTCTTCAATAA
- the tyrS gene encoding tyrosine--tRNA ligase: protein MSVIKDLQSRGLIAQTTDIEALDALLNEQKISLYCGFDPTADSLHIGHLLPVLALRRFQQAGHTPIALVGGATGMIGDPSFKAAERSLNSAETVAGWVESIRNQLTPFLSFDGDNAAIMANNADWFGSMNCLDFLRDIGKHFSVNAMLNKESVKQRIERDDVGISFTEFAYSLLQGYDFAELNKRHGAVLEIGGSDQWGNITAGIDLTRRLHQKQVFGLTLPLVTKSDGTKFGKTEGGAVWLNAKKTSPYQFYQFWLKVADADVYKFLKYFTFLSIEEIDAIEAKDKASGTKPEAQRILAEEMTRLIHGEEALAAAQRISESLFAEDQSHLTESDFEQLALDGLPTFEVSESLNVVETLVKTGLASSNKEARGFVNSKAVLLNGKPAEANNPDHAAEKPDDAYMLTDEHKRFGKYTIVRRGKRNHALLVWK, encoded by the coding sequence ATGAGCGTCATCAAAGACCTACAATCGCGTGGCTTAATCGCGCAAACTACCGACATCGAAGCCTTAGACGCTTTGCTAAACGAACAAAAAATTTCCCTCTATTGCGGTTTTGACCCGACAGCCGACAGCCTGCACATCGGCCACTTGCTGCCTGTATTGGCATTGCGCCGTTTCCAACAAGCCGGCCATACGCCGATTGCTTTGGTGGGCGGTGCGACCGGCATGATTGGCGACCCAAGCTTTAAAGCCGCCGAACGCAGCTTGAATTCTGCCGAAACCGTTGCCGGCTGGGTAGAAAGCATCCGCAACCAACTGACCCCTTTCTTAAGCTTTGACGGTGATAACGCGGCCATTATGGCCAACAACGCCGACTGGTTCGGCAGCATGAACTGCCTCGACTTCCTGCGCGACATCGGCAAGCATTTTTCCGTCAACGCCATGCTGAACAAAGAATCCGTCAAACAGCGTATCGAACGCGACGATGTGGGCATTTCCTTTACCGAGTTCGCTTACTCCCTGCTGCAAGGCTACGACTTTGCCGAGTTGAACAAACGCCACGGCGCGGTTTTGGAAATCGGCGGCTCCGACCAATGGGGCAACATCACCGCCGGTATCGACCTGACCCGCCGCCTGCACCAAAAACAAGTATTCGGCCTGACCCTGCCTCTAGTAACCAAATCAGACGGCACCAAATTCGGCAAAACCGAAGGCGGCGCGGTATGGTTGAACGCAAAGAAAACTTCTCCGTATCAGTTCTACCAATTCTGGCTGAAAGTCGCCGATGCCGATGTGTATAAATTCCTGAAATACTTTACCTTCCTGTCTATCGAAGAAATCGATGCCATCGAGGCCAAAGACAAAGCCAGCGGTACCAAGCCAGAAGCGCAACGCATTCTTGCAGAGGAAATGACCCGTCTGATTCACGGCGAAGAGGCCCTTGCCGCCGCCCAACGTATTTCTGAAAGCCTGTTTGCCGAAGACCAAAGCCATCTCACCGAAAGCGACTTCGAGCAGCTGGCCCTCGACGGCCTGCCAACTTTTGAAGTTTCCGAGAGCCTCAACGTGGTTGAGACTTTGGTGAAAACTGGTTTGGCATCTTCCAACAAAGAAGCACGCGGTTTTGTAAACAGCAAAGCGGTTTTACTCAACGGTAAACCTGCTGAAGCCAACAATCCGGACCATGCCGCTGAAAAACCTGACGATGCCTACATGCTGACCGACGAACACAAACGTTTCGGCAAATACACCATCGTCCGCCGCGGCAAACGCAACCATGCCTTGTTGGTTTGGAAATAA
- a CDS encoding IS5 family transposase, with protein MTTFFQQTAQAMIAKHIDRFPLLKLDQVIDWQPIEQYLNRQRTRYLRDHRGRPAYPLLSMFKAVLLGQWHSLSDPELEHSLITRIDFNLFCRFDELSIPDYSTLCRYRNWLAQDDTLSELLELINRQLTEKGLKVEKASATVVDATIIQTAGSKQRQAIEVDDEGQVSGQTTPSKDSDARWIKKNGLYRLGYKQHTRTDGEGYIEKLHITPANAHECKHLSPLLEGIAEGTTVYADKGYDSKENRQHLEEHRLLDGIMRKAHRKHPLSEAQTKRNRYLSKTRYVVEQSFGTLHRKFRYARAAYFGLLKVSAQSHLKAMCLNLLKAANRLSAPVAA; from the coding sequence ATGACCACCTTCTTCCAGCAAACCGCACAAGCCATGATTGCCAAACACATCGACCGCTTCCCACTATTGAAGTTGGATCAGGTGATTGATTGGCAACCGATCGAACAGTACCTGAATCGTCAAAGAACCCGTTACCTTCGAGACCACCGCGGTCGTCCCGCCTATCCCCTGTTGTCCATGTTCAAAGCCGTCCTGCTCGGCCAATGGCACAGCCTCTCCGATCCCGAGCTCGAACACAGCCTCATCACCCGTATCGACTTCAACCTGTTTTGCCGTTTTGACGAACTGAGCATTCCCGATTACAGCACCTTATGCCGCTACCGCAACTGGCTGGCGCAAGACGACACCCTGTCTGAACTGCTGGAACTGATTAACCGCCAACTGACTGAAAAAGGCCTAAAAGTAGAGAAAGCATCCGCCACCGTCGTTGACGCCACCATTATTCAGACCGCCGGCAGCAAACAGCGTCAGGCCATAGAAGTTGATGACGAAGGGCAAGTTAGCGGCCAAACTACACCGAGTAAAGACAGCGATGCCCGTTGGATAAAGAAAAACGGCCTCTACAGACTCGGTTACAAACAACATACCCGTACCGATGGGGAAGGCTATATCGAGAAACTGCACATTACCCCCGCCAATGCCCATGAGTGCAAACACCTGTCGCCTTTGCTAGAAGGGATAGCCGAAGGTACGACCGTCTATGCCGATAAAGGCTACGACAGCAAGGAAAACCGGCAACATCTGGAAGAGCATCGGTTACTGGACGGCATTATGCGCAAAGCCCACCGCAAACATCCGCTGTCGGAAGCGCAAACCAAACGCAACCGATATTTGTCGAAGACCCGTTATGTGGTCGAACAAAGCTTCGGTACGCTGCACCGTAAATTCCGCTATGCCCGGGCAGCCTATTTCGGGCTGCTCAAAGTGAGTGCGCAAAGCCATCTGAAGGCGATGTGTTTGAACCTTTTGAAAGCCGCCAACAGGCTAAGTGCGCCTGTTGCCGCCTAA
- the hslO gene encoding Hsp33 family molecular chaperone HslO, giving the protein MTQNHSDIRTRFIFDDMPIRGMHIRLEKVWHHIVNQKHYPVAIRRALGELLAAGSLLSANLKNEGALIVQVQGQGRLKMLVVEATSENTVRATARWDETAEIRDDESLTALLGENSVFVLTHQPKDADPWQGVVPLEGNSIAQMLVNYMKRSEQLDTYITLAADDQAAGALLLQRLPEEELDDAAWEHVTTLAQTLTPQELTGLDAHHALYRLYHETPPRVFEPETIEFACTCSRGKVSDMLLMLGGQEVGGVVAEQGSIQIDCDFCHTKYVFDETDVNALFGADVVNAVRQENERLQ; this is encoded by the coding sequence ATGACACAAAATCACAGCGATATCCGTACACGCTTTATCTTCGACGATATGCCTATCCGCGGCATGCACATCCGCCTTGAAAAGGTTTGGCACCATATCGTCAACCAAAAACATTATCCTGTCGCCATTCGTCGCGCATTGGGTGAATTGTTGGCCGCCGGTTCTTTATTGTCTGCCAACCTTAAAAACGAAGGCGCGCTGATTGTTCAGGTTCAAGGCCAAGGCCGTCTGAAAATGTTGGTGGTGGAAGCGACTTCTGAAAATACTGTCCGTGCTACCGCGCGTTGGGATGAAACCGCTGAAATCCGTGATGATGAAAGCCTGACTGCGCTGTTGGGCGAAAACAGCGTGTTCGTTTTGACCCATCAGCCTAAAGATGCCGACCCATGGCAAGGTGTTGTCCCGCTGGAAGGCAACAGCATTGCGCAAATGCTGGTCAACTATATGAAACGTTCTGAGCAGCTTGATACCTATATTACGCTTGCTGCCGACGACCAAGCCGCAGGCGCATTATTGCTGCAACGTCTGCCGGAGGAAGAATTGGATGATGCTGCGTGGGAGCATGTGACTACACTTGCGCAAACGCTTACTCCGCAAGAGTTGACCGGTTTGGACGCGCATCACGCCCTTTACCGCCTTTACCATGAAACCCCGCCCCGCGTTTTTGAACCGGAGACCATTGAATTTGCCTGCACCTGCTCACGCGGCAAAGTCAGCGATATGCTGTTGATGCTTGGTGGTCAGGAAGTTGGCGGCGTGGTGGCAGAACAAGGCAGCATTCAAATCGATTGCGATTTCTGCCATACTAAGTATGTGTTTGATGAAACCGATGTCAACGCTTTGTTTGGCGCGGATGTGGTGAATGCCGTCCGTCAAGAAAATGAGCGTTTGCAGTAA
- a CDS encoding C40 family peptidase: MNFLLRLAAVWTSVAMLASVNFSYADDLENLITTRQRVLNQFNDNANVYGNTRQETPVHPVNTYSAPSNNTRAPSGNADELIGSAMGLLGVAYRYGGTSASTGFDCSGFMQHIFKRAIGVNLPRTSAEQAQMGVAVSRSELQPGDMVFFRTMGRGRISHVGLYIGNNNFIHAPRTGKRIEITSLGHKYWNAKYAFGRRVKKNDPSRFLN; this comes from the coding sequence ATGAATTTTTTACTCCGGCTCGCAGCAGTTTGGACTTCGGTCGCCATGCTCGCGAGCGTCAATTTTTCTTACGCCGATGATTTGGAAAACCTGATTACCACCCGTCAGCGTGTTTTAAACCAATTCAACGACAACGCCAACGTTTACGGCAATACGCGTCAGGAAACCCCTGTCCACCCCGTCAATACATACTCCGCCCCAAGCAACAATACGCGCGCCCCTTCAGGCAATGCAGACGAATTGATCGGCAGCGCCATGGGCTTGCTCGGCGTGGCCTACCGCTACGGCGGCACATCGGCTTCTACCGGCTTTGACTGCAGCGGCTTCATGCAACACATCTTTAAACGCGCCATAGGTGTGAACCTGCCGCGCACCTCTGCCGAACAGGCGCAAATGGGCGTTGCCGTGAGCCGTTCGGAATTACAGCCGGGCGACATGGTCTTTTTCCGCACCATGGGGCGCGGCCGCATTTCCCACGTCGGTCTTTACATCGGCAACAACAATTTCATTCATGCGCCGAGAACGGGCAAACGTATCGAAATTACCAGCCTCGGCCACAAATATTGGAACGCGAAATACGCCTTCGGCCGCCGCGTGAAGAAAAACGATCCATCCCGCTTCTTGAATTGA